The following proteins are co-located in the Trichormus variabilis 0441 genome:
- a CDS encoding site-specific integrase — translation MVNGAKTPTGKAKKGQVVVRIDSSSVKACFPRSYFADGKQIKLGTGINPDDWEATAAKLQRRLQLELEDGKLSTNEGIFNLGRYQEILEEYGLRAKLRLVRDVSATSSSDEIPPKPQLSLLEVWDMYCEYRKPGLRESTYKNLYQTLYRNFIKLAIEATKSEDALKIRNWLIENRNTKSTKQILINLSKAYQLGIKNKLLTHNPYDGLADEITTKGAKGKKQNEVSSDNDVLDQSKAYTWDEVQAILDLVKYEYTHYYNFIKFKFLTGCRTGEAVAFMWCDIEWDKERILIRRTYEPRTRKFYPLKNDSSYKGELIRRFPIIRDGELWKLLQSIPEGQDNDVVFTTKNGKIINDANFGHIWRGTHNQQGIIPQLIEQGKLSKYLSPYNTRHTFITHQVFDLGQDEKIVAKWCGHNIDVSNKHYQDVAIFAEKTNPDLPANQQSIQQTELDILKEQLRQQQELINKLLAEKETK, via the coding sequence AGGCTTGCTTCCCTCGGAGTTACTTTGCAGATGGTAAGCAAATAAAGCTAGGGACAGGCATTAACCCAGATGACTGGGAAGCTACAGCCGCAAAATTACAGCGTCGGTTACAACTTGAGTTAGAAGATGGGAAGTTATCTACCAATGAGGGCATATTCAATTTAGGTAGATACCAGGAAATACTTGAAGAATATGGTTTAAGAGCAAAACTCAGATTAGTTAGAGATGTTTCCGCGACAAGTAGCAGTGACGAGATACCACCTAAACCCCAGTTATCGCTACTAGAAGTCTGGGATATGTATTGTGAGTACAGAAAACCAGGATTGAGGGAGAGTACGTATAAAAATTTATATCAAACGCTTTATCGTAATTTTATTAAATTAGCAATAGAAGCTACAAAGAGTGAAGATGCTTTAAAAATCAGGAATTGGTTGATAGAAAATAGGAACACTAAATCAACTAAGCAGATTTTAATTAATCTCTCAAAAGCCTATCAATTAGGCATAAAAAACAAGCTATTGACCCATAATCCCTATGACGGTCTAGCCGACGAGATAACCACTAAAGGCGCTAAAGGGAAAAAACAAAATGAAGTAAGCAGCGATAATGATGTGCTTGACCAATCAAAAGCCTACACCTGGGATGAAGTACAAGCAATACTTGATTTAGTGAAGTACGAATACACCCATTATTATAATTTCATTAAATTCAAATTCCTTACAGGATGTAGAACTGGTGAAGCTGTAGCGTTTATGTGGTGCGATATTGAGTGGGACAAAGAGAGGATTTTAATTCGTAGAACTTATGAACCTAGAACACGTAAGTTTTATCCATTGAAAAATGATAGTAGTTACAAGGGTGAATTAATTCGCAGGTTTCCGATCATTAGAGACGGTGAGCTATGGAAGCTATTACAATCAATTCCTGAAGGTCAAGATAATGATGTGGTGTTCACAACCAAAAACGGAAAAATTATTAATGATGCTAATTTTGGGCATATTTGGCGAGGAACACACAATCAACAAGGAATAATCCCTCAGTTAATAGAACAAGGCAAACTCTCAAAGTATCTTTCACCTTACAACACACGCCATACATTCATTACACATCAAGTATTTGATTTAGGACAAGATGAAAAAATAGTTGCTAAATGGTGTGGACACAACATCGACGTCAGCAATAAGCATTACCAAGACGTGGCTATCTTCGCAGAGAAAACTAATCCCGATTTGCCAGCTAACCAACAATCAATACAACAAACAGAGTTAGATATCCTGAAAGAACAGTTAAGGCAACAACAGGAGTTAATCAATAAATTACTAGCTGAGAAAGAGACTAAATAG
- a CDS encoding ADP-ribosylglycohydrolase family protein yields MLTAPKTLSGLMGLCVGDALGVPVEFTSRTELAKSPVTKMQGYGTWNQPPGTWSDDSSLTFCLAESLCRGYSLDAIAHSFWRWYKQAYWTPRGEIFGIGESTHAVIMRLKQGISPLHAGGISEMSNGNGSLMRILPMAYCHKNLPFGELIQRVHEVSGITHAHRRSQMACGIYISIAVEILKGADLPTAYLQGLENIHKIYSAEEYIREHPHFQRILSREIAQLSAAEINSGGYVIDTLEASLWCLLNTSSYSEAVLKAVNLGGHTDTTAAVTGGLAGIYYGIECIPQQWVNQIARKQDIINLANRFAAAVYL; encoded by the coding sequence ATGCTAACCGCTCCAAAAACTTTATCTGGTTTGATGGGTTTATGTGTCGGTGATGCGTTGGGTGTGCCGGTGGAGTTTACTAGCCGCACCGAACTAGCTAAATCTCCGGTGACAAAGATGCAAGGCTACGGCACATGGAACCAACCCCCAGGAACTTGGTCTGATGACAGTTCGCTGACGTTTTGCCTGGCAGAAAGTCTATGTAGAGGCTATTCATTAGATGCGATCGCTCATTCTTTCTGGCGTTGGTACAAACAAGCTTACTGGACACCCCGTGGGGAAATCTTCGGTATTGGTGAAAGTACTCATGCCGTAATTATGCGTCTCAAGCAGGGAATTTCCCCGTTACACGCAGGGGGAATTAGTGAAATGAGCAATGGTAACGGTTCTTTGATGAGAATTTTACCGATGGCCTATTGCCATAAAAATTTACCTTTTGGGGAGTTGATTCAGCGTGTGCATGAAGTTTCTGGTATTACCCACGCTCATCGTCGTTCCCAAATGGCCTGCGGTATTTACATTAGTATTGCCGTGGAGATTCTCAAAGGGGCTGATCTGCCCACAGCTTATTTACAAGGGCTGGAAAATATCCACAAAATCTATTCGGCTGAAGAATATATTCGAGAACACCCGCATTTTCAGCGCATCCTCAGCAGAGAAATTGCCCAGTTATCGGCAGCAGAGATTAATTCTGGTGGTTATGTAATTGACACCTTAGAAGCGTCTCTGTGGTGTTTGTTAAATACTTCTTCTTACTCCGAGGCTGTGCTGAAAGCTGTGAATTTGGGAGGGCATACAGACACAACGGCGGCGGTAACAGGGGGGTTAGCGGGGATTTACTACGGAATCGAATGTATTCCCCAACAATGGGTAAATCAAATTGCTCGGAAACAAGACATCATTAACTTGGCGAATCGTTTTGCGGCGGCTGTTTATTTATAG
- a CDS encoding Npun_F0813 family protein — MFILKRQDVEISSIQHPKKDQQVPILHYQGQTFRLISVFKAGQEEEARALWRELTDNRGKACVLLEEPDRFSVWGKVRLDQLGNDTGGHNKNGVFVQASILLLQAVHMDIEDFLGTKQAALFEKDIAEVMRQQQFPETSSIEAVKHWVKTNPLESAKLPAWKENHVTSFLQELHKLGKTYFGNANFACQVADKLQDMPEGERSLFISWLNQSSLSKLWQ; from the coding sequence ATGTTTATTTTGAAACGGCAGGATGTTGAAATATCAAGCATTCAGCACCCAAAAAAGGATCAGCAAGTGCCGATCCTCCATTATCAGGGGCAGACTTTTCGCTTGATTAGCGTATTCAAGGCTGGACAAGAGGAAGAGGCTAGAGCCTTGTGGCGAGAATTAACCGATAATCGGGGTAAAGCTTGTGTCTTGCTGGAAGAACCGGATCGCTTTAGCGTTTGGGGTAAGGTACGCTTAGACCAACTAGGTAATGATACTGGTGGCCATAATAAAAATGGGGTATTTGTTCAGGCGAGTATTTTGCTGTTGCAAGCCGTCCACATGGACATTGAAGATTTTTTAGGTACAAAACAAGCTGCACTATTTGAAAAAGATATCGCTGAAGTCATGCGACAACAGCAGTTTCCAGAAACTTCTTCTATTGAAGCAGTCAAGCATTGGGTGAAAACTAATCCTTTGGAATCCGCCAAACTCCCCGCCTGGAAGGAAAATCATGTGACCAGCTTCTTGCAAGAACTACATAAGCTGGGAAAAACATATTTTGGTAACGCCAACTTTGCTTGCCAAGTAGCCGATAAGTTACAAGATATGCCAGAAGGTGAGCGATCGCTCTTTATATCTTGGCTAAATCAATCTTCACTGAGTAAACTGTGGCAATAG
- a CDS encoding thiamine phosphate synthase, producing MKEAGYYDESITNGVVVMVEPYSQQKQIQQVVYRILDANLDRAREGLRIIEEWCRFGLNSGQLAGECKYLRQEVAVWHTEELRAARDTAGDPGTDLSHPHEEQRSSIKALLQANFCRVEEALRVLEEYGKLYHPKMGQACKQMRYRVYSLETNLMGHQRHQLLRRSRLYLVTSPSESLLPTVEAALKGGLTLLQYRDKDADDSVRLELATKLRQLCHSYGALFIINDRVDLALAVDADGVHLGQQDMPIATARQLLGPQRLIGRSTTNADEMQRAIAEGADYIGVGPVYETPTKVGKAAAGLGYVSYAAQHSSVPWFAIGGIDANNINDVIDAGAERVAVVRSLMQAEQPTLVTQYLISQLHRIQPES from the coding sequence ATGAAAGAGGCTGGCTATTACGATGAAAGCATCACTAATGGGGTAGTTGTAATGGTAGAACCATACAGCCAACAAAAGCAAATCCAGCAGGTTGTTTACCGTATATTAGATGCTAATTTAGACCGCGCTCGTGAAGGGTTGCGAATTATTGAAGAATGGTGTCGCTTTGGGTTGAATAGCGGCCAGTTGGCAGGGGAATGTAAGTACTTGCGCCAAGAGGTGGCTGTTTGGCACACAGAAGAATTGCGAGCAGCAAGAGATACAGCAGGTGATCCCGGCACTGATTTGAGCCATCCACATGAGGAACAACGCTCTAGTATTAAGGCGTTGTTACAAGCTAACTTTTGTCGTGTGGAAGAAGCTTTGCGGGTGTTGGAGGAATACGGTAAGCTTTATCACCCGAAAATGGGACAGGCTTGTAAGCAGATGCGATATCGAGTTTACAGCCTGGAAACTAATTTGATGGGTCATCAGCGCCATCAACTGCTGCGGCGATCGCGTTTATATCTTGTCACTTCCCCATCGGAAAGTTTATTACCGACGGTGGAAGCTGCTCTCAAGGGCGGCTTGACATTGTTACAATATCGTGACAAGGACGCTGATGATTCTGTCCGTTTGGAACTGGCGACGAAACTCCGCCAACTCTGTCACAGCTACGGCGCTTTATTTATTATCAATGACAGGGTGGATTTGGCTCTGGCTGTGGATGCTGATGGTGTGCATCTAGGTCAGCAAGATATGCCCATCGCTACTGCTAGGCAATTACTAGGCCCCCAACGTCTTATCGGTCGTTCTACTACCAATGCTGATGAAATGCAAAGGGCGATCGCTGAAGGTGCAGACTATATAGGTGTAGGGCCCGTATACGAAACTCCCACCAAAGTAGGTAAGGCGGCGGCTGGTTTAGGATATGTGAGTTATGCGGCTCAACATAGTTCAGTTCCCTGGTTTGCTATTGGGGGCATTGATGCCAATAATATCAATGATGTGATTGATGCAGGAGCTGAAAGAGTGGCGGTAGTGCGATCGCTCATGCAGGCGGAACAACCTACCCTAGTCACACAATATTTGATTTCTCAACTCCATCGCATTCAGCCAGAAAGTTAA
- a CDS encoding ABC transporter permease: MYLPILVLGFYSFNKSPYSATWQGFTLDWYYQLLGDDRILSALKNSLLVACSAVGISAVLGTLMAVGLARYQFPGKNLYRGIAYLPLIIPDIAIAVATLVFLATFAIPLSLWTIVAAHVVFCIAYIALVVSSRLTNLDPHLEEAALDLGATPIQAFLQVLLPQLMPGIVAGCLLAFVLSLDDFLIASFTSGSGYNTLPMEIFSRIRSGVKPDINALSVLLIFLSAIVAFIAESIRSLGERK; the protein is encoded by the coding sequence ATGTACCTACCTATCCTGGTACTGGGATTTTATAGCTTCAATAAATCACCTTACAGTGCAACTTGGCAAGGCTTCACCCTTGATTGGTATTACCAGCTATTAGGTGACGATCGCATCTTATCAGCTTTGAAAAATAGTTTGCTGGTTGCCTGTAGTGCCGTCGGTATTTCTGCCGTATTAGGAACTTTAATGGCTGTGGGTTTGGCGCGTTATCAGTTTCCTGGAAAGAATTTGTATCGTGGCATTGCTTATCTACCATTAATTATTCCCGATATTGCGATCGCTGTTGCCACTCTCGTCTTTCTCGCTACCTTCGCCATCCCCCTCAGCTTATGGACGATTGTGGCTGCCCATGTGGTATTTTGTATAGCTTATATCGCTTTAGTGGTTTCATCACGACTGACAAATTTAGACCCCCATTTAGAAGAAGCTGCACTTGATTTAGGCGCTACACCAATACAAGCATTTCTGCAAGTATTACTACCACAATTAATGCCAGGAATTGTTGCTGGCTGTTTACTAGCATTTGTTCTTAGTCTAGATGACTTTCTCATTGCTAGTTTTACCTCAGGTAGCGGTTACAACACCTTACCAATGGAAATTTTTAGTCGGATTAGAAGTGGTGTTAAACCTGATATTAATGCTCTCAGTGTTTTGCTGATTTTTCTATCTGCAATTGTTGCCTTTATAGCAGAATCAATTCGCTCCTTAGGAGAACGAAAATAA
- a CDS encoding DUF1565 domain-containing protein, which produces MPPVAEQMPLSERTMSQVNVLFVNPSAGDDTVGNGGENTPLRTITQALKLASPGTVIKLTPGNYSVETGETFPLMLKPGVSIQGNTSNKGQEVKIQGGGLFLSRSFGGQNVAIVGANQASLTGVTITNTNPRGYGLWVESSNPVISENTFTGNTQDGISVTGNSATTITKNYFYRNGANGITIGGNSPAQVRENVFEETGFGINVAQNAVPMLVSNQIQNNRAGIIVQANARPILRNNLIQGSKEDGVVAIAQAMPDLGNATESGGNEFRNNARHDINASAAKQAIAAVGNTIDSKRITGKVALNAQDAPVANNAPPTAVSNRALPTIPNEREVIFTAPSVSNTTNRPSKSVVRSQGNSQLPTLVSADAPLTVPRYNRQPPAPIPERVTNQNIPGNIPTTSTTNLPPVATTRTQTAQLNYVQIDPNTIEFVAPQTEQPEQIVNTQAPPLNVPPQSRVSDTSILPVPAGNIPLGDTRNLPKIAAPQANTTGFGGNYLSATSGNSVRYRVVVEATNDREQELVKFLAPGAFSTFWQGRRVIQVGVFSDRSNADEMLRVLNSSGLRTIVEPLN; this is translated from the coding sequence ATGCCGCCTGTAGCAGAGCAGATGCCCCTCAGTGAAAGAACAATGTCTCAGGTTAATGTACTGTTTGTCAACCCAAGTGCCGGGGATGACACAGTAGGTAATGGTGGTGAAAATACACCTTTGAGGACTATTACCCAAGCATTGAAACTAGCCAGCCCTGGTACAGTAATTAAACTGACACCGGGTAATTACAGTGTGGAAACAGGGGAGACGTTCCCTTTAATGCTCAAACCAGGTGTTTCGATTCAGGGAAACACCAGTAACAAAGGGCAGGAAGTTAAAATTCAGGGCGGAGGCCTGTTTCTCAGTCGCAGTTTTGGAGGGCAAAATGTCGCCATCGTTGGTGCTAATCAAGCAAGCCTAACAGGGGTGACAATTACAAATACCAATCCCCGTGGTTATGGTTTATGGGTTGAATCGAGTAATCCAGTCATTAGTGAAAATACTTTTACAGGCAATACCCAAGATGGTATTTCTGTGACTGGTAACAGTGCTACCACAATCACCAAAAACTATTTTTACCGTAACGGAGCTAACGGTATCACTATTGGTGGTAATTCCCCCGCCCAGGTGCGAGAAAATGTGTTTGAGGAAACTGGTTTTGGCATTAATGTCGCCCAAAATGCCGTGCCAATGTTGGTGAGTAATCAAATTCAAAATAATCGTGCAGGAATCATTGTTCAAGCTAATGCTCGCCCGATTTTACGGAATAATTTAATTCAAGGTAGTAAAGAAGATGGCGTAGTGGCGATCGCTCAAGCAATGCCGGATTTAGGTAATGCTACTGAATCGGGTGGTAATGAATTTCGCAACAATGCCCGTCATGACATTAATGCTAGTGCAGCTAAACAGGCGATCGCCGCAGTTGGTAATACAATTGACAGCAAACGAATTACTGGTAAAGTAGCCCTCAACGCCCAAGATGCACCCGTGGCTAATAATGCCCCGCCTACTGCCGTATCCAACCGTGCGCTGCCAACCATCCCTAATGAGAGGGAAGTTATATTTACCGCCCCTAGTGTATCCAATACTACTAATCGACCAAGTAAGTCTGTGGTTCGTAGCCAAGGTAATAGCCAATTACCAACACTAGTATCAGCTGATGCGCCCTTGACTGTACCTAGATACAATCGACAACCACCAGCCCCGATTCCTGAACGAGTCACAAACCAAAATATACCAGGAAATATTCCCACCACTTCTACAACTAATCTCCCCCCCGTAGCCACAACGAGGACACAGACAGCACAGTTAAATTACGTGCAGATTGACCCCAACACCATTGAGTTTGTCGCACCCCAAACCGAGCAACCAGAGCAAATCGTCAATACTCAAGCACCACCCTTGAATGTACCCCCCCAATCAAGAGTTAGTGATACTAGTATTTTGCCTGTACCTGCTGGTAATATTCCCCTGGGTGACACCCGCAATTTGCCAAAGATAGCAGCACCTCAAGCTAATACAACGGGTTTTGGTGGTAATTATTTATCAGCCACCAGTGGCAACTCTGTGCGCTATCGCGTGGTAGTAGAAGCCACAAATGACAGAGAGCAAGAATTAGTGAAATTTTTGGCTCCTGGGGCATTTTCCACCTTCTGGCAAGGTCGCAGGGTGATTCAAGTGGGAGTTTTTAGCGATCGCAGTAATGCCGATGAAATGCTAAGAGTTCTCAATAGTAGTGGCTTAAGAACCATTGTAGAGCCATTAAATTGA
- a CDS encoding bifunctional serine/threonine-protein kinase/formylglycine-generating enzyme family protein, whose translation MQICQNPNCSNPFNPDGNRFCMSCGQSNFGKLLRNRYRVLGLLGEGGFSKTYAAEDADRLDAPCVIKQFFPQIQGTGQRSKAAEFFKEEAFRLYELGENHTQIPRLLAYFEQGSSLYLVQEFIKGLTLLQEVQQEPFNEEKIRQLLIDLLPVLDFIHFHQVIHRDIKPENIIRRDGDGKLVLIDFGGAKQVTQTSIARQATAIYTIGYAPTEQMAGFACHASDLYALGVTCVRLLTQCLPQQNPYGHIDDGLYDPMNGKWLWQEYLQDRGIKISENLSQILDKLLKHLPSERYQSAAEVLHDLQVSTAIVEETQILPNTQTTLVPLAPATQRTKRPLPPLQTFEYEVVTVDTAGRIVNRDRTNTQILVEQLNKDITLEMVSIPGGAYLMGSPNFEGDADERPQHQVAIAPFFMGKYPVTQAQWRAVAGLPKIKQALNPYPSKYKGQNRPVENVSWHEVLEFCARLSEKTGREYRLPSEAEWEYACRAGTTTSFHFGETITPDLANFSDGDIHNLEAKTRYRKETTDVGNFRVANAFGLYDMHGLVWEWCADPWHNNYNGAPTDGSVWEAGGDIYRRVLRGGSWNFAAELCRSASRSWNESDGGLRICGFRVVFSPG comes from the coding sequence ATGCAAATCTGCCAAAATCCCAATTGTTCAAACCCATTCAATCCTGATGGCAATAGATTTTGCATGAGTTGCGGACAAAGCAACTTTGGCAAACTACTAAGAAATCGCTACCGCGTACTAGGACTATTAGGTGAAGGTGGATTCAGCAAAACCTACGCAGCTGAAGACGCAGATAGACTAGATGCGCCTTGTGTCATCAAACAATTCTTTCCACAAATTCAAGGAACTGGACAGCGCAGCAAAGCGGCAGAATTCTTTAAAGAAGAAGCCTTCCGTCTGTATGAACTGGGAGAAAATCACACTCAAATTCCGAGATTATTAGCTTACTTTGAACAAGGTTCTAGCTTATATCTTGTTCAAGAGTTTATTAAAGGACTAACACTTTTACAAGAAGTTCAGCAAGAACCCTTTAATGAAGAAAAAATTCGGCAACTGTTAATTGATTTATTACCAGTTCTCGATTTTATTCATTTTCATCAAGTTATCCACCGAGATATTAAACCAGAAAATATTATTCGCCGTGATGGTGATGGCAAATTAGTATTAATTGATTTTGGTGGTGCTAAACAAGTTACCCAAACTAGTATAGCTAGACAAGCAACAGCTATTTATACCATTGGTTATGCACCAACGGAACAAATGGCAGGGTTTGCTTGTCATGCTAGTGATTTATATGCTTTGGGTGTTACTTGTGTTAGATTATTAACCCAATGCCTACCGCAACAAAATCCTTACGGACATATCGATGATGGTCTTTATGACCCCATGAATGGTAAATGGTTATGGCAAGAATATCTACAGGACAGAGGTATCAAGATTAGTGAGAATTTAAGTCAAATTTTAGATAAATTACTCAAGCATTTACCTAGCGAAAGATATCAATCAGCTGCCGAAGTCCTCCATGATTTACAAGTATCCACAGCCATAGTTGAAGAAACTCAAATTCTGCCAAATACTCAAACAACATTAGTCCCATTAGCACCAGCAACACAAAGAACAAAACGGCCATTACCTCCCCTACAAACCTTTGAGTATGAGGTAGTTACAGTAGATACAGCTGGCCGCATCGTCAACCGCGATCGCACCAATACCCAAATTTTGGTAGAACAATTAAACAAAGACATTACCCTAGAAATGGTGTCAATTCCTGGCGGTGCATACCTGATGGGTTCGCCCAACTTTGAAGGCGATGCCGACGAACGCCCCCAACACCAAGTAGCGATCGCCCCCTTTTTCATGGGAAAATATCCCGTAACTCAAGCACAGTGGCGAGCTGTGGCTGGCTTACCCAAAATTAAACAAGCCTTAAATCCCTACCCCTCAAAATACAAAGGTCAAAATCGACCAGTAGAAAACGTCTCTTGGCACGAAGTTTTAGAATTTTGTGCTAGACTCTCCGAAAAAACCGGACGGGAATATCGCCTACCCAGCGAAGCCGAATGGGAATATGCTTGTCGTGCTGGAACAACTACATCTTTTCACTTTGGCGAAACCATCACCCCCGATTTAGCCAACTTTAGCGACGGCGATATTCACAATCTTGAAGCCAAAACCAGATACCGCAAAGAAACTACAGATGTCGGCAACTTTCGCGTAGCCAATGCCTTTGGATTGTACGATATGCACGGACTAGTCTGGGAATGGTGTGCCGACCCTTGGCACAATAACTACAACGGCGCACCAACTGACGGTAGTGTGTGGGAAGCAGGTGGTGATATATATCGCCGAGTGTTGCGTGGCGGTTCTTGGAACTTTGCCGCAGAACTGTGTCGCAGCGCCAGCCGCAGTTGGAATGAGTCAGACGGTGGCTTAAGGATATGCGGTTTTCGAGTTGTATTTTCCCCAGGTTAG
- the thiS gene encoding sulfur carrier protein ThiS, whose product MSNPITLQVNGETHNCSSQTPLPDLLQQLGFNPRLVAVEYNGEILHRQFWEQTQVQSGDRLEVVTIVGGG is encoded by the coding sequence ATGTCTAATCCAATTACCTTACAAGTAAATGGGGAAACCCATAATTGCTCATCTCAAACTCCCTTACCCGATTTACTCCAACAATTGGGGTTCAATCCCCGATTAGTGGCGGTTGAGTATAATGGGGAAATTTTACATCGCCAGTTCTGGGAACAGACTCAAGTACAATCAGGCGATCGCTTAGAGGTAGTGACAATTGTCGGTGGTGGTTAG
- a CDS encoding group I intron-associated PD-(D/E)XK endonuclease — protein MTHHTKDKGDLAAAKVIADLVEKEYSIFVPVVTEHAPFDFIAYKDGKFYRIQAKYSANNFVSNKSTWADRNGNHQKKYKPDDFDFYGIYLPAIDKIVYPSIKFGGCCIRTTPPKSASPFYWWEDFTDFTEEAPKRTCKEFGVDLTTRKVNLEARVLTRKVVRPSKEELEKLVWEKPTAQIGKDFGVSDKSVEKWCKAYGIDKPPRGYWAKQGRAVD, from the coding sequence TTGACACACCATACTAAAGATAAAGGTGATCTTGCTGCCGCTAAAGTCATAGCAGATTTAGTCGAGAAGGAATACTCCATTTTTGTACCAGTAGTCACTGAACACGCTCCTTTTGACTTTATTGCTTACAAAGATGGAAAATTTTATCGAATCCAAGCCAAATATTCAGCTAATAATTTTGTCAGCAATAAAAGCACTTGGGCTGACAGAAACGGGAACCATCAAAAGAAGTACAAACCCGACGATTTTGACTTTTATGGTATCTACCTACCAGCTATAGACAAAATAGTATACCCATCAATTAAGTTTGGTGGTTGCTGCATCAGAACAACACCCCCTAAATCAGCCAGTCCTTTCTACTGGTGGGAAGATTTCACAGACTTTACTGAAGAAGCGCCTAAGCGAACCTGTAAGGAGTTTGGCGTTGATTTGACCACTAGGAAGGTGAATTTGGAAGCCAGAGTTCTTACGAGAAAAGTTGTCAGGCCGTCTAAGGAAGAATTAGAAAAGTTGGTGTGGGAAAAGCCAACAGCGCAAATCGGTAAAGATTTTGGTGTGTCAGATAAATCTGTGGAAAAGTGGTGTAAGGCTTACGGGATAGACAAGCCGCCCAGAGGATATTGGGCGAAGCAGGGGAGGGCTGTTGACTAA